The Kroppenstedtia pulmonis genome has a segment encoding these proteins:
- the aceA gene encoding isocitrate lyase — protein sequence MMDQQEAKKLETMWKTDARWQGVERPYTADDVLKLRGSVQIEYTLARRGAEKLWNLMHTEPYVKALGALTGNQAVQQVKAGLKAIYLSGWQVAADANLAGQMYPDQSLYPVNSVPHVVKRINQALQRADQIEHAEGSREIDWFAPIVADAEAGFGGPLNVFELMKSMIEAGAGGVHFEDQLASEKKCGHLGGKVLIPTKQAIRNLHAARLAADVMGVPTVLVARTDANAAELITSDVDPQDQKFLTGERTEEGFFRQRCGLETAIARGLAYAPYADLIWCETSEPNLEEARRFAEAIHKKFPGKMLAYNCSPSFNWEKKLDSSTIARFQDELGKMGYKFQFVTLAGFHALNNSMFELAKGYKEMGMTAYSRLQQQEFANEAYGYTATRHQREVGTGYFDAVSMVISGGTSSTTALKGSTEEEQFTR from the coding sequence ATGATGGATCAACAGGAAGCAAAAAAACTGGAGACGATGTGGAAAACGGATGCCAGGTGGCAAGGGGTGGAGCGTCCCTATACAGCAGATGATGTGCTGAAGTTGCGTGGCTCCGTTCAAATCGAATACACCCTGGCCCGCCGGGGAGCGGAAAAGCTGTGGAACTTGATGCATACAGAGCCCTATGTGAAAGCGCTGGGGGCATTGACCGGAAATCAGGCGGTTCAGCAAGTGAAAGCCGGGTTAAAGGCTATTTATCTATCCGGTTGGCAAGTGGCGGCAGATGCCAATTTGGCTGGACAGATGTATCCGGACCAGAGTCTCTATCCGGTCAACAGTGTCCCCCATGTGGTTAAGCGGATCAATCAAGCCCTGCAACGGGCGGACCAGATCGAACATGCCGAGGGATCCCGGGAAATTGACTGGTTTGCTCCCATTGTAGCCGATGCGGAAGCCGGGTTTGGCGGACCTCTGAATGTGTTTGAACTGATGAAGAGTATGATTGAAGCCGGAGCTGGGGGGGTTCATTTTGAAGACCAACTGGCCTCGGAGAAAAAGTGTGGTCATCTCGGTGGAAAAGTGTTGATACCGACTAAACAGGCGATTCGCAACCTCCACGCCGCCCGACTGGCTGCTGATGTAATGGGGGTGCCGACTGTTTTGGTTGCCCGTACCGATGCCAATGCCGCTGAACTGATTACCAGTGATGTGGATCCCCAGGATCAAAAGTTTCTGACAGGTGAACGGACAGAGGAAGGGTTCTTTCGTCAGCGTTGCGGTTTGGAAACGGCGATTGCCAGGGGATTGGCATATGCACCCTATGCGGATCTGATCTGGTGTGAGACATCGGAGCCGAACCTGGAAGAAGCCCGTCGCTTTGCCGAAGCGATTCATAAGAAATTTCCCGGAAAAATGCTGGCCTATAACTGCTCTCCTTCCTTCAACTGGGAGAAGAAATTGGATTCCTCCACGATTGCCCGCTTTCAAGATGAGTTGGGGAAAATGGGATATAAGTTTCAGTTTGTCACTTTGGCCGGGTTCCATGCCCTTAACAACAGTATGTTTGAATTGGCAAAAGGATATAAGGAGATGGGGATGACTGCATACTCCCGATTGCAACAACAGGAGTTTGCCAATGAGGCCTACGGTTATACCGCCACCCGTCACCAGCGGGAAGTGGGAACGGGTTACTTTGATGCAGTGTCTATGGTGATCTCCGGCGGAACCTCTTCCACCACGGCTCTAAAAGGTTCCACGGAAGAAGAGCAGTTTACCCGTTGA
- a CDS encoding efflux RND transporter permease subunit: protein MKNIIQWSFRNRAAMMVIVLLVLVLGTISYFTLPMEFLPEADNPQVVVATLGQGHDAASMKQAVTGPVEEAVSTIKGKSDVLSETGDGYSQVILYFDADTDMKEATQEVKEALSSVTFPEGVTEPNVVQLNTSMIPVSQITFSFDDGLTDKNMEKVEKEILPLFQSITGVADVGLYGKAEQRIVIEPDKKKLDKYHLPLDSLLGMLEGQNFAVSAGEKVIDDKMSNIKVSGNLKDLDTLRNMVIPSPVPEAPSLRLKDVASVKLTTDQESMTRINGEETLVLSVTKDSTSSAVNVAKEVEKTVKTVNNDYKGIKAKVAYSTSDMIESSVNSMMQEVLLGALFATIVIMLFLRNIRATMITIVSIPLSLGMTLLLLWASGVTLNILTLGGIAVSIGRLVDDSIVVVENIFRRMQIGRLTKQTIVDATAEVGKAITSSTLVTVAVFLPMGLIDGSLRSFILPFALTVTYSLLTSLVVAVTVVPLMSSRLFRSSEGKDHKKPDRYLRLLKWSLNHKFVPILVAIVVFVGSIVLYAVMPKGAISAEDASMVTVTMDYPSDTPVTKVKEKAQDLEKKILKMEGHTDVMMMVGSSSDMAKWGEVGSSTQADITIFMKEGADAEKLIDELEKEKDHYPDAELSVSAASMMSSDTSAITYDVMGEDEEKLEEVSRKVISAVKDVDGVEKVSSNQEEKKPVYSVVVDTSKGNTQQTAMQLRMLLNETPIGMVRIGDRDTSVYLDAKVNPSSKKELDKLKLSTPDGKVVPLSSVASIEKNELSSTLLHKNGNPYIRVSAEVDPEKLSVVSQQMGMKINEIKLPKDVKVEVGGASSQQASEFADLGLTMLVSIGIVYLIMVITFKSLRAPIAILMSIPLAAIGSILGLMITQVPVDPTALIGGLMLIGVVVTNAVVLIDRVKQNEETMTIREAIVEASGTRLRPILMTAIATICAMLPLLFGNSEDGSLVSQGLAVVVIGGLTVSTVLTLVIVPVFYELLHFKKSKKQRLNLQEGKQKTV from the coding sequence TTGAAAAATATCATCCAGTGGTCCTTTCGGAACCGGGCAGCGATGATGGTTATCGTACTCCTGGTTCTTGTTTTAGGAACGATCAGCTACTTTACGTTGCCCATGGAGTTTTTGCCGGAAGCGGACAATCCACAAGTGGTGGTTGCCACTTTGGGGCAGGGACATGATGCCGCTTCGATGAAACAAGCTGTTACAGGCCCCGTGGAAGAGGCCGTGTCCACTATCAAAGGTAAAAGTGACGTACTTTCAGAGACAGGAGACGGTTATTCACAGGTGATCCTGTACTTTGATGCGGATACGGATATGAAAGAAGCGACTCAGGAAGTGAAGGAGGCTTTAAGCTCTGTAACATTTCCGGAAGGAGTCACTGAACCAAACGTTGTACAGTTAAATACATCGATGATTCCAGTCTCCCAGATTACATTTTCCTTTGACGATGGGTTAACGGATAAAAACATGGAAAAAGTGGAAAAGGAAATTCTTCCATTATTCCAAAGTATCACAGGGGTTGCGGATGTCGGCTTGTACGGCAAGGCAGAGCAACGAATTGTGATTGAGCCTGACAAAAAGAAATTGGACAAATACCATCTCCCTCTGGATTCTTTGTTGGGAATGTTAGAGGGCCAAAACTTCGCCGTTTCCGCCGGTGAAAAAGTGATTGACGATAAGATGAGTAATATTAAAGTGTCCGGCAATTTGAAGGATCTGGACACATTGCGGAACATGGTGATCCCCAGTCCCGTTCCTGAAGCTCCTTCCCTTCGTCTCAAAGATGTAGCCAGCGTGAAACTGACTACAGACCAGGAAAGTATGACCCGGATCAACGGGGAAGAGACGTTGGTCTTGTCGGTAACGAAGGATAGCACATCCAGTGCTGTGAATGTGGCCAAGGAAGTAGAAAAGACCGTTAAAACAGTAAACAACGATTATAAGGGAATCAAAGCAAAGGTTGCTTATTCCACATCGGATATGATCGAAAGCTCCGTAAACAGCATGATGCAGGAGGTCTTGCTGGGGGCCTTATTTGCCACGATTGTGATCATGTTGTTTTTACGTAACATTCGGGCTACCATGATCACGATTGTTTCCATTCCACTTTCATTGGGAATGACGTTGCTTCTTCTGTGGGCATCCGGAGTCACCCTCAATATTTTGACACTGGGCGGGATTGCGGTATCCATCGGACGTTTGGTTGACGACAGCATCGTAGTCGTGGAAAATATCTTCCGTCGCATGCAGATTGGGCGATTGACGAAACAGACGATTGTGGATGCCACTGCTGAGGTAGGGAAGGCGATTACCTCCTCCACCTTGGTTACGGTTGCTGTTTTTCTGCCAATGGGGTTAATCGATGGTTCTCTCCGCAGTTTCATTCTCCCCTTTGCCTTGACAGTAACCTACTCCCTGTTGACATCATTGGTGGTGGCGGTGACGGTAGTACCCCTGATGAGTTCCAGGCTGTTTCGTTCCTCTGAAGGGAAGGATCACAAAAAGCCGGATCGTTACTTAAGATTATTGAAATGGTCCCTTAATCATAAGTTTGTTCCGATTCTGGTAGCGATTGTCGTATTTGTCGGGTCCATCGTCCTCTATGCGGTGATGCCCAAAGGAGCCATCAGTGCGGAAGATGCCAGTATGGTTACGGTTACGATGGATTATCCCAGTGATACACCTGTAACCAAAGTGAAGGAAAAAGCTCAGGATCTGGAGAAAAAGATTTTGAAGATGGAAGGACACACAGATGTCATGATGATGGTGGGGAGTAGCAGTGATATGGCCAAATGGGGGGAAGTAGGAAGCTCCACCCAAGCCGACATTACCATCTTCATGAAAGAGGGAGCCGACGCTGAGAAGTTAATCGATGAGCTGGAGAAAGAAAAGGATCACTATCCCGATGCGGAACTTTCTGTATCTGCCGCATCCATGATGAGTTCCGATACCTCGGCGATCACCTATGATGTGATGGGTGAGGATGAAGAGAAACTGGAGGAAGTATCCCGAAAGGTTATCTCGGCTGTTAAAGATGTAGACGGTGTGGAGAAAGTATCCAGCAATCAGGAGGAGAAGAAACCGGTATATTCAGTGGTGGTGGATACCTCCAAAGGAAATACGCAACAGACTGCCATGCAGTTACGTATGTTGCTGAATGAAACACCGATAGGTATGGTTCGGATCGGTGATCGGGATACTTCCGTTTATTTGGATGCCAAAGTGAATCCCTCATCCAAAAAGGAGTTGGACAAGCTTAAGTTGTCCACACCGGACGGAAAAGTGGTGCCTTTATCCTCTGTGGCTTCCATTGAAAAGAATGAATTGAGCAGCACACTTCTTCATAAAAATGGGAACCCGTATATCCGGGTCAGTGCAGAAGTTGATCCGGAAAAATTATCTGTTGTCTCACAGCAAATGGGGATGAAAATCAATGAGATTAAACTGCCCAAGGATGTCAAAGTGGAAGTCGGTGGGGCATCGAGCCAACAGGCAAGCGAATTTGCCGATCTAGGTCTTACCATGTTGGTATCCATCGGCATTGTTTATCTGATCATGGTTATCACCTTTAAATCCCTGCGGGCTCCGATTGCCATTTTGATGTCCATTCCTCTGGCGGCGATTGGTTCCATATTGGGTCTGATGATTACCCAGGTACCGGTGGATCCAACGGCCCTCATTGGCGGGCTTATGCTGATTGGAGTCGTTGTCACCAATGCGGTTGTACTAATCGACCGGGTTAAACAGAATGAAGAAACCATGACGATTCGTGAAGCGATCGTGGAGGCATCAGGTACCCGCTTACGTCCGATCCTGATGACGGCGATTGCCACCATTTGTGCCATGCTGCCTTTGTTATTTGGCAATAGTGAAGACGGAAGCCTTGTATCCCAGGGCTTGGCGGTGGTTGTAATCGGGGGATTGACGGTTTCCACTGTCTTAACTCTGGTTATCGTACCTGTCTTTTATGAGCTACTTCACTTCAAGAAATCAAAAAAACAACGTTTGAATCTACAAGAAGGTAAACAGAAAACGGTTTAA
- a CDS encoding ECF transporter S component: MKKKSMWSFNFSTTSLVLIPAAVGINYIGKLFAGVLKLPLWLDAIGTILASMLAGPIIGAISGAVNNIIYGLTMDPISFVYGITSLFIGLVAGVMTYKGWIQSWGKAVVVGLAVGLTAVVISTPLNVAFWGGQTGNVWGDAVYAAVMANTSSVWLASFLDEIVVDLPDKVLVVLAAYAIYRGLPNHVKQMFDRHSKVEELD, from the coding sequence ATGAAAAAGAAAAGTATGTGGTCATTCAATTTTTCCACCACTTCACTGGTCCTGATTCCGGCAGCTGTCGGAATCAACTATATTGGAAAACTGTTTGCCGGTGTTTTGAAATTACCTTTGTGGTTGGACGCTATCGGTACGATTTTGGCGAGTATGCTGGCAGGACCGATCATCGGGGCGATCTCCGGAGCAGTGAACAACATCATCTATGGCTTAACCATGGATCCCATTTCCTTTGTTTACGGGATCACCAGTCTTTTTATAGGGTTGGTCGCCGGTGTGATGACCTATAAAGGGTGGATTCAAAGCTGGGGGAAAGCAGTTGTGGTAGGTCTGGCTGTGGGCCTGACTGCCGTAGTGATCTCCACGCCTCTTAATGTTGCGTTCTGGGGCGGACAGACAGGAAACGTTTGGGGGGATGCCGTTTACGCTGCAGTGATGGCCAACACCTCTTCTGTCTGGCTGGCATCTTTCCTCGATGAGATCGTGGTGGATCTTCCGGACAAGGTGTTGGTTGTGTTAGCCGCTTATGCAATTTATCGGGGACTTCCCAATCATGTGAAACAAATGTTTGACCGCCATAGCAAAGTGGAAGAGCTGGATTGA
- a CDS encoding energy-coupling factor transporter transmembrane component T family protein codes for MKSISLYVDRDSILHRIDPINKLLYILVAIAIPILIPTLNVAFICMLFSLLLLGIGKVLKKSLPVYGFVFLVLITVIVIQGLFHPTNETLLFTVGPMTFYREGFLFALMITFRVINIVGAFLILVLTTKPSDLVEGLVRRGLSPRFGYVLGSVFQIIPQMMSTMKTITDAQRSRGMETEGKLSVRIKAFLPLIGPVVLSSLINVKERAMALEVRGFNAKGKKTFLNEEKVYVATAWIQWGLWIGLAAAVIWRMFR; via the coding sequence GTGAAGTCGATCAGTTTGTATGTGGATCGGGATTCCATCCTTCATCGGATCGACCCGATCAATAAATTGCTTTATATTTTGGTGGCGATTGCCATTCCCATCTTGATTCCCACTCTGAATGTCGCTTTCATCTGTATGTTATTCAGCTTGTTGTTACTGGGAATCGGTAAGGTACTCAAAAAGTCGCTGCCTGTGTATGGTTTTGTCTTTCTGGTTTTGATTACGGTGATTGTGATCCAAGGTTTGTTTCATCCTACTAATGAAACCCTGCTGTTTACTGTGGGGCCCATGACCTTTTATCGAGAGGGTTTTTTGTTTGCTTTAATGATCACTTTCCGGGTGATTAACATTGTCGGTGCTTTTCTGATTTTGGTTTTGACAACGAAGCCTTCTGATCTGGTTGAGGGGTTGGTTCGCAGAGGTCTTTCTCCCCGTTTCGGATATGTTCTGGGTTCTGTGTTTCAGATCATTCCCCAGATGATGTCCACGATGAAAACCATTACCGATGCCCAACGCTCCAGAGGGATGGAGACGGAAGGAAAATTAAGTGTGCGGATTAAGGCTTTTCTGCCCCTGATCGGTCCGGTGGTACTCAGTTCCCTGATCAATGTAAAGGAACGGGCGATGGCATTGGAAGTACGGGGTTTTAATGCAAAGGGAAAGAAAACTTTTCTGAATGAAGAAAAGGTGTATGTGGCTACAGCTTGGATTCAGTGGGGGTTGTGGATCGGACTGGCTGCAGCGGTGATCTGGAGGATGTTTCGATGA
- a CDS encoding energy-coupling factor ABC transporter ATP-binding protein: MKNIVVEGLKYRYPGTEKLALNDISFEVEAGEFIGIIGRNLSGKTTLSQALVGLVPHFYHGAYGGRVMVEGLEVREQTIAEMSRKVGIVFQNPFTQVTGSKLTVYEEVAFGLENLGVKREEMIRRVEDALKLMGIEAYRDRNPFDLSGGQMQRMAIASIIAMKPQVIVLDEPTSQLDPQGSEEVFQGVQSLSREGMTVIMTEHKPEKIAQYADKVLLLDGGRVVDFDSPGKVFSREDLLEYGVEPPIYTKVCQKLNLRRKESGLFPVTLEEAREVLQKWR; this comes from the coding sequence ATGAAAAATATCGTGGTTGAGGGATTGAAGTATCGGTATCCGGGAACGGAAAAGCTGGCATTAAACGATATATCCTTTGAAGTGGAAGCAGGGGAGTTTATCGGGATCATCGGTCGCAATCTGTCAGGGAAGACTACCCTGTCCCAGGCATTGGTGGGATTGGTCCCCCATTTTTACCACGGGGCCTACGGCGGCAGAGTGATGGTGGAGGGGCTGGAAGTAAGGGAGCAGACCATCGCGGAGATGTCGCGGAAAGTCGGGATCGTTTTCCAAAACCCCTTTACCCAGGTAACAGGTTCCAAGTTGACCGTATATGAGGAAGTGGCCTTTGGGCTGGAAAACTTAGGCGTAAAACGCGAGGAGATGATCCGACGGGTTGAAGACGCCCTGAAACTTATGGGGATTGAAGCGTACAGAGATCGGAATCCCTTTGATTTGTCCGGCGGCCAAATGCAGCGGATGGCTATTGCCAGTATCATTGCGATGAAGCCCCAGGTGATTGTCCTTGACGAACCCACCTCTCAGCTGGATCCCCAGGGTTCCGAGGAAGTTTTTCAAGGGGTTCAAAGCTTGAGTCGTGAAGGGATGACCGTGATCATGACTGAGCACAAACCGGAAAAGATCGCCCAGTATGCGGATAAGGTGTTGTTGTTAGATGGGGGCCGGGTGGTGGATTTCGATTCACCGGGAAAAGTGTTTTCCAGAGAAGATCTGTTGGAATACGGGGTGGAACCGCCGATTTATACAAAGGTTTGCCAGAAGTTGAATCTTCGGCGGAAAGAGTCCGGCTTGTTTCCGGTAACACTGGAAGAAGCACGGGAGGTGTTGCAAAAATGGCGATGA
- a CDS encoding energy-coupling factor ABC transporter ATP-binding protein: MIRVENLSFSYQKDRPVLQDISLELDLRPTAIIGQNGAGKTTLVKLLKGLLKPGAGKITIGDTDVAQATAASLAKQVGLVFQNPNDQIFKGNVLEEVLFGPLNIGHHRSLAQKKAMDALKMVGLEHQIETNPQDLSLSEKKLLCIAAVVAMDTDIIIFDEPTIAQDYRGKEQIRQILQELVAQGKLVLTIIHDMDFVAECFERTIVLNQGKVLMDGETREVFSHPEVLHQAHLESPAVARLGGELGLSQTFLTVEELVTALHEEKGSML; encoded by the coding sequence ATGATCCGTGTGGAGAATCTATCCTTTTCCTATCAAAAAGATAGGCCGGTTCTACAAGATATTTCTCTCGAGTTGGACCTTCGGCCAACTGCCATTATCGGTCAAAACGGGGCAGGTAAGACGACCTTGGTTAAATTGTTAAAGGGCCTGTTAAAACCAGGTGCAGGTAAAATCACCATTGGTGACACTGATGTGGCTCAAGCTACTGCCGCCTCCCTGGCCAAACAGGTAGGACTCGTGTTTCAAAATCCCAACGATCAGATTTTTAAAGGGAACGTGTTGGAAGAAGTTCTCTTTGGTCCACTGAACATCGGTCATCATCGGTCACTGGCACAAAAAAAAGCGATGGATGCATTGAAAATGGTAGGGTTGGAGCACCAGATAGAAACCAATCCTCAGGACTTAAGCCTGTCGGAGAAAAAATTGCTCTGTATTGCTGCGGTGGTAGCGATGGATACGGATATTATCATTTTTGATGAGCCTACCATTGCCCAGGATTACAGGGGAAAGGAACAAATTCGACAGATTCTACAGGAGTTGGTTGCACAGGGAAAGCTGGTATTGACGATTATTCACGATATGGACTTTGTGGCAGAATGCTTTGAACGAACGATTGTCCTTAATCAAGGGAAGGTACTGATGGACGGGGAGACCCGGGAAGTCTTCTCCCATCCGGAAGTGCTCCATCAAGCCCATCTGGAGTCCCCGGCGGTAGCCCGACTTGGAGGGGAGCTGGGGTTATCCCAAACTTTTTTGACCGTGGAGGAGCTGGTGACAGCGCTTCATGAAGAGAAGGGTTCAATGCTGTGA
- a CDS encoding NADH:flavin oxidoreductase, with protein MNNHKEFQQSPSVQPLFQSYKVGNLSLSNRIVMAPMTRGFSPKGIPGPDVTAYYQRRAKNGVGLIITEGTLINHPAAGSNPNWPNFHTEDALKGWSQVVNAVHEAGGRIIPQLWHVGMERKIGDQPNPEALPIGPSGLTLSGDQVTKPMTESEISAVIDAYAQAAADAKELGFDGVEIHGAHGYLIDQFFFGKTNQRTDCYGGNFIQRTRFAVEVIEACRRAVGADFPIVLRFSQWKSGDYTAKLAETPEQLADFLAPLADAGVDVFHCSTRRFWEPEFEDSSLNLAGWTKKLTGKPTITVGSVGLNSDIAKNPIEDRTTVNPQLNQLVERLEKGEFDLVAVGRALLADPEWVVKIRNGEMDQLIPYTPDALKELI; from the coding sequence TTGAATAATCATAAAGAATTCCAACAATCCCCTTCTGTCCAACCTTTGTTTCAATCCTATAAAGTCGGAAACTTATCTCTTTCGAATCGTATCGTAATGGCTCCGATGACCAGGGGTTTTTCTCCCAAGGGGATACCAGGACCGGATGTGACAGCCTATTATCAAAGACGGGCAAAAAATGGGGTTGGTCTTATCATAACCGAAGGCACTCTGATCAACCATCCAGCCGCCGGGAGCAATCCCAACTGGCCCAACTTCCACACCGAGGATGCACTGAAAGGTTGGTCACAAGTGGTAAATGCCGTTCACGAAGCGGGTGGGCGGATTATTCCGCAACTTTGGCATGTTGGTATGGAACGTAAGATAGGTGACCAACCGAATCCTGAGGCACTGCCGATTGGGCCGTCGGGACTTACTCTGTCAGGTGATCAAGTGACTAAACCGATGACCGAATCAGAGATATCTGCAGTCATTGATGCCTACGCCCAGGCGGCAGCCGATGCGAAAGAGCTGGGCTTTGACGGGGTGGAAATTCACGGAGCACACGGCTACCTGATCGATCAGTTCTTTTTTGGGAAAACCAATCAACGCACTGACTGTTATGGCGGCAATTTCATCCAGCGGACCCGCTTCGCTGTCGAGGTGATTGAAGCTTGCCGCCGCGCAGTGGGAGCCGACTTTCCCATCGTGTTGCGTTTCTCACAATGGAAATCAGGAGATTATACAGCGAAACTGGCAGAAACACCGGAACAATTGGCTGATTTTTTGGCTCCTTTGGCAGATGCCGGTGTCGATGTTTTCCATTGCTCAACCCGGCGATTTTGGGAGCCTGAATTCGAAGACTCCTCTCTCAATCTGGCAGGATGGACGAAAAAGCTGACAGGTAAGCCAACCATTACTGTCGGATCAGTCGGACTCAACAGCGATATTGCCAAAAATCCGATAGAAGACAGAACGACAGTGAACCCCCAACTCAATCAACTGGTTGAAAGATTGGAAAAAGGAGAATTTGACTTGGTTGCCGTTGGCCGTGCTTTGTTGGCTGACCCGGAATGGGTCGTCAAAATACGCAATGGGGAAATGGATCAGCTTATACCTTACACTCCGGATGCACTGAAAGAGTTGATATAA
- a CDS encoding MerR family transcriptional regulator, which yields MLKGSGGIRISELSVKTGVSIRSLRYYEEKKLITPQRLENGYRKYDGSDIERVKTIQMFLDLGLSTDEIGPILDCTTSTADMIPESALAKCAPEAITLYEGKLRNTQKQINTLKETEAKLEKILSFWRKVEKQTK from the coding sequence GTGCTGAAAGGAAGTGGTGGTATACGTATCAGTGAATTATCCGTCAAAACAGGAGTGAGTATCCGTTCTCTTCGTTATTATGAAGAAAAAAAGCTTATTACTCCTCAACGCCTTGAAAATGGTTACCGAAAATATGACGGGTCTGATATCGAACGAGTGAAAACCATTCAAATGTTTCTGGATCTCGGACTTAGTACAGATGAAATTGGACCCATTTTAGACTGTACGACATCAACTGCTGACATGATTCCTGAAAGTGCTCTCGCCAAATGTGCACCTGAAGCGATCACTCTGTACGAAGGTAAACTGAGAAACACACAAAAGCAAATCAACACTTTAAAGGAAACCGAAGCTAAGCTGGAAAAAATTCTTTCTTTTTGGAGGAAGGTTGAAAAACAGACGAAGTGA
- the rlmD gene encoding 23S rRNA (uracil(1939)-C(5))-methyltransferase RlmD yields the protein MAKRIPPVRTGDQITLTITGQSHTGDGVGKHEGFTVFVPLAIAGEQVVARINRVKKTYAHAQLEKILVTSPHRVHASCPVFAQCGGCQLQHIAYPVQLESKRRQVADSFARIGGLGEGQVLPVLGMKEPWSYRNKAQVPFGGGKGRIKAGFYAAGSHEIVEFEHCLIQQPENDAVIQQVKALVQELGIVPYDEKKHRGCLRHIMVRTGFHTGEVMVVLITNGPELPSQKKLVTGLRERVPGLASLIQNIQPRRSNVILGQESRVLWGRPVIYDMIGHVRFAISSHSFFQVNPVQTEVLYEQVRQVAALTGKETIIDAYCGIGTIGLYLAKDAARVLGVESIPQAVEDARYNAELNGIHHAAFEVGSAEEVMPRWAKEGICPDVIIVDPPRKGCAPELLNAVADMSPDRLIYVSCNPATLARDVAALKERGYLYRHVQPVDMFPHTSHVETVVLLQRQ from the coding sequence ATGGCGAAGCGGATACCTCCTGTCAGGACCGGTGACCAAATTACACTTACTATTACAGGCCAGAGCCATACCGGTGACGGGGTGGGAAAGCACGAGGGGTTTACGGTTTTTGTTCCCTTGGCCATCGCCGGGGAACAGGTGGTGGCCCGGATCAATCGGGTGAAAAAGACTTATGCCCATGCTCAGCTGGAAAAGATCCTGGTGACCAGTCCTCATCGTGTACATGCTTCCTGTCCCGTTTTTGCGCAGTGTGGCGGTTGTCAACTCCAACATATCGCCTATCCCGTTCAGTTGGAATCCAAAAGGCGACAAGTAGCCGATTCCTTTGCCCGGATTGGTGGATTGGGGGAAGGTCAGGTCCTTCCCGTCCTTGGTATGAAGGAACCTTGGAGCTACCGGAATAAGGCTCAGGTTCCATTTGGTGGAGGGAAAGGAAGAATAAAAGCAGGCTTTTATGCCGCCGGTTCCCATGAAATTGTGGAGTTTGAGCACTGCTTGATCCAGCAACCGGAAAATGATGCAGTCATCCAACAGGTGAAAGCGTTGGTCCAAGAGTTGGGTATTGTTCCCTATGACGAGAAAAAACATCGGGGTTGTCTGCGCCATATCATGGTCCGTACCGGTTTCCACACCGGAGAAGTAATGGTGGTATTGATCACCAATGGACCGGAACTTCCGAGTCAAAAAAAACTGGTGACCGGTTTACGAGAGCGGGTCCCCGGGTTGGCTTCTTTGATCCAGAATATCCAGCCCCGTCGATCCAATGTCATCTTGGGCCAGGAGAGCCGAGTTTTATGGGGAAGACCTGTCATTTATGATATGATCGGCCATGTTCGCTTTGCCATCTCCTCCCATTCTTTTTTCCAGGTGAATCCGGTTCAGACAGAGGTGTTGTATGAACAGGTCCGCCAGGTTGCAGCACTGACGGGAAAGGAAACTATCATCGATGCCTATTGCGGGATTGGGACGATCGGTCTTTACCTGGCTAAGGATGCGGCCCGGGTACTCGGTGTCGAGTCCATTCCCCAGGCGGTGGAAGATGCTCGCTACAATGCTGAGCTGAACGGAATCCATCATGCTGCCTTTGAAGTGGGATCAGCCGAGGAAGTGATGCCTCGTTGGGCAAAGGAGGGAATTTGTCCGGATGTTATAATCGTTGATCCGCCTCGCAAGGGTTGTGCCCCTGAACTACTGAATGCCGTGGCGGACATGTCTCCGGATCGCCTTATCTATGTCTCTTGTAACCCTGCTACCTTGGCCCGGGATGTCGCTGCCCTCAAAGAACGGGGATACCTGTACCGACACGTCCAACCCGTGGATATGTTCCCCCACACCAGTCATGTGGAGACTGTAGTGTTGTTGCAAAGACAATAA
- a CDS encoding winged helix-turn-helix transcriptional regulator, which translates to MNKDQLINRVVYQEIPPRVEYSLGKH; encoded by the coding sequence ATCAATAAGGATCAGCTGATTAATCGTGTCGTTTATCAGGAGATTCCACCCAGAGTAGAATATTCTTTGGGGAAACATTAG